A region from the Aphis gossypii isolate Hap1 chromosome 1, ASM2018417v2, whole genome shotgun sequence genome encodes:
- the LOC114120263 gene encoding chaoptin-like, with protein MRSNDWWPLLWICIFLWFHAHSIGGQSTTPTIITTCPTQVSDQSCSCYDFEDGIFLECPGATGRGVRDALSSVAGGLIQSLSIYDLEPTVFSLSADLFPPNTKLRQLQISHSNLSVIPEDGLNNIKSLETFAMVSGKLREIPQKTFTSLTALKTIDIESNDIAELGSYAFSGLQLIKINLKGNSILKISEYSFAGLETSLTELDLSDNKIKTFPTSAVRRLERLMSLRIAWNEIASIHDDRYSYMKSLVQLDLSSNNFESVPEDAFRLFPKLKMLSLYYNSVESIHKRGFSTLIELESIDISRNKIVFMDFSTFKYNIHLRTIDLSHNHIHYISGLFANLPELRELFLSENNILEISGDSFSNSPKLSVIYIQQNAIRIIESGAFSSSPELMQLYLSDNYIEAIDANVFSSCSKLTSLSLDNNHIAKIENGAFRNNYRLKELRLQNNKLTKILRTQFETLPDLLELHLQNNAIMEVEPGAFKTLKSLQHINLQNNVLTHLGDVFLHDAPSLVSIQIDSNVLASLNKSLNGQSNLKVMWLSHNKLTKLDKSLFADLYQVQRIYLNNNSIENIELGTFESMQALVFLDLSFNLLEEITSKTFAELRGLNELHLTDNRISRIDANSFAALKKLTVLNLSNNPITKLHKYMFQKDLPIQNLYLNNCSLRTIDNGTFSNLNVLNELYLKHNYLFADALLQVDVPTLTVLDVSHNNLDGLNSTVLKYLPNVKRVYLDNCNIGQIFPTTFKFNLEVSMMSLSNNKLTTLPIELFKSQTNLNMLNLDGNDFNTMPYATLANCESLQKLSVARNMLTELDMTKLTRMKNLQSLSISENRVQILAGFPSSYFTLLTDLNLSNNVLSSLPLNFFQSLEHLDMSNNHFRKVPQLTKNLQFLNLTHNPLGQIHETTKPMMIEHTDLEELHVCGTNLSVLASNDFLSFTNLHRLYMSDNKISKISPGTFSVLEELHTLDLSNNRMEYLPQERLQGLSHLRLLNLSRNSLKEIEDLTSDLISLQVLDISYNQLEKISKGLFRNLESLAELHLYGNWLSIISPDAFRSLKKLKTLDLGKNNFKNLPINALRPLETQIKSLRTEENPINCDCDQQELWEWIRDHQKLMSDLSTKGLICNHPPELKGRKFMELEPPAFCAMPVVLKLAIQDIQPYSIFVSWKGRNHTGLHGYRVAYYPIEDPDYPAAAISSIAVIPNIMNKFLDKNTQTTLLDNLKPETRYLICVLGLGNWIPMNISHHLQNDAQSSRCTEVKTLEGDIAYYSDEHRKSSILTRRLGLIIGSCLGCVVFIVLVSVLGYLKIKKQREDTKREQPLPPEYLSYRHFSLHTTDPIVTAPALGQIGPITTVH; from the exons ATGAGATCCAATGACTGGTGGCCGTTACTGTGGATATGCATATTCCTCTGGTTCCATGCACATTCCATTGGTGGTCAATCAACGACACCAACTATAATTACAACGTGTCCGACTCAGGTTTCTGATCAGTCGTGTTCCTGTTACGACTTTGAGGACGGAATTTTTCTCGAATGTCCCGGAGCCACTGGAAGGGGTGTGCGCGATGCACTGTCCTCTGTAGCCGGAGGTTTGATTCAGTCACTGAGCATCTACGACTTGGAACCTACAGTCTTTTCCTTGTCGGCAGACCTATTTCCTCCAAACACCAAGCTCCGACAGCTACAAATATCCCACTCTAACCTGTCGGTGATCCCAGAAGATGGGTTGAACAACATTAAAAGTTTAGAGACTTTTGCAATGGTATCAGGTAAACTCCGGGAAATACCGCAAAAAACGTTCACAAGTTTGACTGCATTGAAGACAATTGATATCGAATCCAACGATATCGCCGAATTGGGTAGTTATGCGTTCTCTGGAttgcaattaattaaaatcaacctCAAGGGTAattcaatacttaaaatatcagaGTACTCATTCGCTGGTCTAGAAACTAGTCTCACCGAGCTTGATCTGTCtgataataagataaaaacgTTTCCGACATCCGCCGTAAGACGGTTAGAGCGTCTTATGTCCTTAAGAATCGCATGGAACGAAATAGCGTCGATTCACGACGACCGCTATTCGTATATGAAAAGTCTAGTACAGCTAGACCTGAGCTCTAATAACTTCGAATCAGTTCCTGAGGATGCATTCCGTTTATTTCCTAAGCTCAAGATGCTGTCTCTTTACTACAATTCAGTTGAAAGCATACATAAAAGAGGTTTTAGCACTCTAATTGAACTTGAATCTATCGATATAAGTCGCAACAAAATAGTGTTCATGGATTTTAGTACGTTCAAGTATAACATTCACCTACGGACAATAGACTTGAGCCATAatcatattcattatattagcGGTTTGTTTGCTAATCTTCCTGAACTTAGAGAACTATTTCTTTCTGAAAACAATATACTAGAGATCTCAGGTGACTCATTTTCCAATTCTCCAAAGTTATCAGTGATATACATTCAGCAAAACGCTATCAGAATAATCGAATCTGGTGCTTTTTCAAGTTCTCCCGAACTAATGCAATTGTATTTAAGTGACAATTATATAGAAGCCATAGATGCCAATGTTTTTTCTTCTTGCAGCAAACTTACATCATTGAGCTTGGATAACAATCACATTGCTAAAATCGAAAATGGTGCTTTCCGAAACAACTATCGACTCAAAGAACTCagattacaaaataacaaactaactaaaatattacgaaCGCAATTCGAAACGTTACCCGATTTGTTGGAGCTGCATTTGCAAAACAACGCAATAATGGAAGTTGAACCTGGAGCATTTAAAACGCTCAAAAGTCTACAACATATTAATCTCCAAAACAACGTCCTCACTCATTTAGGTGACGTATTCCTACATGACGCACCATCATTAGTGTCCATACAAATAGATTCCAACGTGTTGGCAAGCTTAAATAAGTCACTTAATGGTCAATCCAATCTAAAAGTTATGTGGCTTAGTCACAACAAACTAACCAAATTAGATAAATCCCTGTTTGCTGACTTATATCAAGTACAAAGGATTTACTTGAACAATAATTCAATCGAGAATATCGAACTTGGAACATTTGAATCGATGCAAGCATTAGTGTTTCTGGATCTTAGTTTTAATCTGTTGGAAGAAATTACTTCTAAAACATTCGCTGAACTCAGAGGGCTGAATGAATTGCACCTTACGGATAATCGTATATCTCGAATAGACGCAAATTCATTTGCGGcactaaaaaaattgacgGTTCTTAACTTGTCCAACAATCCAATCACGAAATTGCATAAGTACATGTTTCAAAAAGATTTAcccattcaaaatttatatctCAACAATTGCTCATTAAGAACCATTGATAACGGAACATTTTCTAATTTGAACGTTCTTAATGAACTTTACCTGAAACATAACTACTTATTTGCCGATGCATTACTTCAAGTGGACGTGCCTACATTGACTGTATTGGATGTTTCTCACAACAATCTAGATGGCCTTAATTCAACTGTcttaaaatacctacctaacgtAAAACGCGTGTATTTAGACAACTGTAATATAGGTCAAATTTTTCCCAcgacattcaaatttaacctcgAAGTTTCTATGATGTCTTTGTCCAACAATAAACTGACAACTTTACCTATAGAGTTATTTAAAAGCCAGACTAACTTAAACATGTTAAATTTGGACGGAAACGATTTTAATACTATGCCTTATGCTACATTAGCGAACTGTGAAAGTCTACAAAAACTATCTGTGGCCAGAAATATGTTAACTGAATTGGATATGACAAAACTAACTCGTATGAAGAACCTTCAAAGTCTCTCAATTTCTGAAAATCGAGTTCAAATACTTGCTGGGTTTCCATCTTCATACTTCACGCTTTTGACCGATTTGAACTTGTCAAACAATGTACTATCGTCTTTGccactaaatttttttcagtcaCTTGAACATCTAGACATGTCAAATAATCATTTCAGGAAAGTACCTCAGCTTACCAAAAATCTCCAGTTCTTGAATCTTACTCACAACCCACTAGGCCAAATACACGAAACAACAAAACCCATGATGATAGAGCACACTGACTTAGAAGAACTCCACGTATGTGGAACGAATTTATCGGTGCTAGCAAGTAACGATTTCTTGTCATTTACGAATCTTCATCGTTTATACATgtctgataataaaatatcgaaaatatccCCCGGTACGTTTAGTGTTCTTGAAGAACTACACACGCTTGACTTGAGTAATAATCGTATGGAATATCTACCCCAAGAAAGACTACAGGGACTATCACATCTGCGATTGTTGAATTTGTCACGGAATTCATTAAAAGAAATCGAAGACCTTACTTCGGATTTGATATCACTGCAAGTACTCGATATTTCATACAACCAACTGGAAAAAATCAGCAAAGGTTTGTTCCGAAACTTGGAAAGCTTGGCTGAACTACATTTATACGGAAATTGGCTATCAATTATCTCTCCGGACGCATTTCGATCtttgaaaaaacttaaaacgttAGATTTGGGTAAAAATAACTTCAAAAACTTGCCAATAAATGCTCTTCGGCCGTTggaaacacaaataaaaagtttgcGAACAGagg aaaaccCAATAAACTGTGATTGCGACCAACAAGAGCTATGGGAATGGATTAGAGACCATCAAAAGTTAATGTCCGATCTAAGCACGAAAGGTTTGATCTGTAACCATCCTCCGGAACTCAAAGGACGGAAATTCATGGAACTTGAGCCTCCTGCGTTTTGTGCCATGCCTGTCGTACTCAAACTCGCCATTCAAGACATTCAGCCGTATTCAATCTTTGTGTCATGGAAAGGGAGAAATCACACAGGACTACACGGTTACAGAGTAGCGTATTATCCAATCGAAGATCCTGATTATCCTGCAGCAGCCATTTCATCGATCGCAGTAATACCAAAT atCATGAACAAATTTCTCGATAAAAACACTCAGACTACTCTCCTGGACAACCTTAAACCAGAAACCCGCTACTTAATTTGTGTGTTGGGTCTGGGCAATTGGATACCGATGAACATTTCACACCATCTGCAGAATGATGCTCAGAGTAGCCGCTGTACTGAAGTGAAAACATTAGAAGGCGACATAGCATATTACTCCGATGAACATCGCAAGAGCTCAATACTGACGAGGCGATTAGGTCTGATAATCGGCAGCTGTTTGGGCTGTGTCGTGTTTATTGTGTTGGTGTCCGTACTTGGGtatctcaaaataaaaaaacaaagagAAGACACGAAAAGAGAACAGCCACTTCCTCCAGAGTATCTGTCGTACAGGCATTTTTCTTTGCATACCACCGACCCAATTGTCACCGCTCCCGCGTTAGGTCAAATTGGCCCTATTACTACTGTACATTGA